The following proteins are encoded in a genomic region of Anaerobaca lacustris:
- a CDS encoding HNH endonuclease: MMKKRGSPQKPQRDWRYWVKRVPPPDSKIWPEQYRGQRWKSVYAILFAGRCQVCAYSCPLPKTRQWRDRLLGVERLLLCTNRPDCPGELCEVLPIDTCRNFKPKAWKPVRTKCPKAEANPIPGEDDPDVRRIPLGGGLFALVDAADYKRVSKYRWYAKRHGGTTYATCIRKGRTVYMHRMIMRVRKGCIVDHIDGNGLNNRRCNLRICTHQQNQANRGPRGGSSRFVGVLRHKDKWEAGIRYRGKYFYLGLHDDEVEAAKARDRKAYELHGEYAYLNFPEDFGPDGGE, from the coding sequence ATGATGAAGAAGAGAGGAAGCCCCCAGAAGCCTCAGCGGGACTGGCGGTACTGGGTCAAGCGGGTTCCTCCGCCGGACAGCAAGATCTGGCCGGAGCAGTACCGGGGCCAGCGGTGGAAGTCGGTCTATGCGATCCTGTTCGCGGGCCGCTGCCAGGTGTGTGCGTATTCGTGTCCGTTGCCGAAGACGCGGCAGTGGCGCGACCGGCTGCTGGGTGTGGAGCGGCTGCTGCTGTGTACGAACCGTCCGGACTGCCCGGGCGAGTTGTGCGAGGTGTTGCCGATCGATACGTGCCGGAACTTCAAACCAAAGGCATGGAAGCCCGTCCGCACGAAGTGCCCGAAGGCCGAGGCCAACCCGATACCCGGCGAGGACGATCCCGACGTCCGACGTATCCCGCTGGGCGGGGGGCTCTTTGCCTTGGTCGACGCTGCCGACTATAAGCGCGTCAGCAAGTACCGGTGGTACGCCAAACGCCACGGCGGGACGACCTATGCGACCTGCATCCGGAAAGGGCGTACGGTGTACATGCACCGGATGATCATGCGGGTACGCAAAGGTTGCATCGTCGACCATATCGATGGCAACGGGCTGAACAATCGGCGCTGCAACCTGCGCATCTGCACGCACCAGCAGAATCAGGCGAACCGGGGGCCTCGCGGCGGAAGCTCGCGGTTCGTGGGTGTGCTCCGGCACAAAGACAAATGGGAGGCGGGGATCCGGTACCGAGGGAAGTACTTCTACCTGGGGCTCCACGACGACGAGGTCGAGGCGGCCAAGGCCCGCGACCGCAAGGCGTACGAACTGCACGGCGAGTACGCCTATCTGAACTTCCCGGAAGACTTCGGCCCGGACGGTGGTGAATGA